One Vespa velutina chromosome 9, iVesVel2.1, whole genome shotgun sequence DNA segment encodes these proteins:
- the LOC124951581 gene encoding uncharacterized protein LOC124951581 isoform X1 — protein MHLRIVFVFVTFFWSVRSQLEENFPIIYSTINETKKISRNVESNYSTSIIDRSNVTENQTDFKVNVSNNEETNKYKTKDFEIIGKYVSKNDSDHSTNNTKTFVLESRDNQRNWGPHEEDILEAVDFGLQAMHDLYNVKEPKLYSMGLYLGADNPAKYVAAFNDQTEEARMLAKFGYAVLEGATMFVKKFPDMSREFPLSRNGPTTRLQRQCPRRGTPRCPPASLRYRTSDGSCNNLKNPWWGSAMSTMQRFLPPNYDDGIQTIRRSKNGNPLPSPRVISDVLHEDRDIQLASITHMLMQWGQFVDHDLTATGQSRGFNGSVPQCCLNSGLGFQPFEFMHPECLPIAVDPQDSFFARFGVKCLEFLRSGSAPREDCRFGAREQLSQVTSYLDASTVYSSNAFQSDNLRLFRNGLLQYGKIQSLRPLLPRQDSDLCKRGSLSTNCFRAGDGRLSEQPALTSIHVVFLRLHNRLATKLVALNPHWSDERTFQETRKIIGAIVQHITYREFLPIILGNEVMKVFDLEVLTKGYYHGYDPSVNPTIANSFSTAAYRFGHSLVQHSFVRFDGNHRPFFNNVSIHDEFRNSENLETAGSVDRLLLGLVNQPSQKRDEFITGELTRHLFQTPGFPFGMDLASLNIQRGRDHGIPPYVDWRGPCGLSPVKSFADLEKIMPSKSVIKFRTLYPNVEDIDLYSAGLAENSIRGGLVGPTFACIIAQQFSNLRRGDRFWYENEKEESGFTSRQLQQIRRITFSQVLCHTIDNIKTIQPFVFLVADTFRNQRVDCNDELMTQFSLEPWIERPPEQRSGSGNIKLSDRKRTDQIRSTTSKSFTSLKQEATKENVKINTREQTKTLPQGTKPFKANINQHNRIVVKKPFGPPDNVTIVVQNNAVNSPVFVNDAIYGSYIQIQTTTQSHKDIPRPEYFNYQTNAQYNPLLYDQGSFNIPIHKPPSKPIPTVIPDRSGSLQNIRPYIPYSYDDPNNPNPLNYGYRPNYTPEDIVYDDFSPTSPRPTLYTYYMHAQQFKTTQRPIHQNEGQSSYYNPSYNKLSTVQHYQEVSPSPWIKTKPQFESNSQSYAQRLSSDSITNPHPQYNSNMNNRPEYWPHQTSSAIKDEIIHSGQIYYNYNQDKSTDKSSNKDESSTWKYSTNVQKDNGFAISSSRPYNKPSVPQETDIHMNIPINRPYNEDDPDIYNKKPFHTSNLTMLNKSNDQNGLGNLPNVQVYQEEAIKNPILNNPSEWTNIPSYQQGPTKRPDSIILHEEPSYQKSPIKTPTIVQSDLNWTEVLSYQADLSKETSYQQRLTIKPDRSTSNSFYQTNPLKDSTNKSIEKTEDISYQRKPIPLVPIQELAKVSANNKSSRPTKIQSVTIVTESTETVQHSGSTGYRPENKINKEIPRPLELRQNDGKPGQYYYDKNVLHRYPEKIEDDISKNDHPLVKDDVIYNGTKEILAKNKTIVELNYTDVFTKAHVIQNDNDKFITTPTIVINDSESYIDDDLDGAFSENIESVTTLNDLQRTNYWLNSEENPGLSSILEMPNVTSDESISVKELPKPLIKTSKSAS, from the exons ATGCATCTCAGAATTGT CTTTGTTTTCGTTACTTTCTTCTGGTCTGTTCGATCTCAACTGGAAGAAAACTTTCCTATTATTTACTCTACAATaaacgaaacaaagaaaatatcgagaaaTGTAGAATCAAACTATTCTACCAGTATAATAGACCGGAGCAATGTTACAGAAAATCAAACCGATTTCAAAGTAAACGTTAGTAACaacgaagaaacaaataaatacaaaacgaAAGATTTCGAAATCATTGGAAAATATGTTTCGAAGAACGATAGTGATCATTCAACAAATAACACCAAGACTTTCGTACTTGAGAGTCGTGATAATCAAAGAAACTGGGGACCTCATGAAGAGGATATTCTCGAAGCTGTTGATTTTGGATTACAAGCGATGCATGATCTTTACAACGTTAAAGAaccaaaattatattcaatgg GACTCTATCTTGGAGCTGACAATCCAGCGAAATACGTGGCAGCTTTCAATGATCAAACCGAAGAAGCTAGGATGCTCGCTAAATTCGGTTATGCGGTCCTCGAAGGCGCAACTATGTTTGTCAAAAA ATTTCCCGATATGTCGAGAGAATTTCCTCTTTCTCGCAACGGACCAACAACGAGATTGCAACGACAATGTCCAAGAAGAGGAACTCCTCGATGTCCACCAGCTAGTTTAAGATATAGAACTTCGGACGGAAGTTGTAATAATCTTAAGAATCCTTGGTGGGGATCAGCAATGTCAACTATGCAAAG GTTCTTACCACCGAATTATGATGACGGTATACAAACCATCAGACGATCAAAAAACGGTAATCCATTACCAAGTCCACGTGTAATTTCCGACGTGTTACACGAGGATAGGGATATACAATTGGCATCTATTACACACATGTTGATGCAATGGGGTCAATTCGTGGATCACGACTTAACAG CAACTGGACAAAGCAGAGGTTTTAATGGGTCGGTTCCTCAGTGCTGTTTAAATTCGGGCCTTGGGTTTCAACCCTTCGAATTTATG CATCCGGAATGTTTGCCAATAGCGGTAGATCCTCAGGATAGTTTCTTTGCTCGTTTTGGTGTAAAGTGTCTCGAGTTTCTTAGAAGTGGATCAGCACCCAGAGAAGACTGCCGATTTGGCGCTCGTGAACAATTATCTCAAGTTACAAGCTATTTAGATGCATCCACGGTATACAGTAGCAATGCTTTTCAAAGTGACAATCTCAGACTCTTTAGAAACG GTTTATTGCAATACGGTAAAATACAATCCCTAAGACCTTTGTTACCTAGACAAGATTCGGATCTTTGCAAACGAGGTTCCTTATCAACGAATTGCTTCAGAGCAGGCGATGGTCGTTTGAGCGAACAACCAGCTCTGACGTCTATCCATGTTGTATTCTTAAGACTGCACAATAGATTAGCGACGAAACTCGTCGCACTAAATCCTCATTGGAGCGACGAAAGGACATTCCAAGAAACTCGTAAGATTATAGGCGCGATTGTGCAACATATTACTTATCGCGAGTTCTTACCGATAATACTAg GGAACGAGGTAATGAAGGTATTTGATCTCGAAGTATTAACAAAGGGGTACTACCACGGTTACGATCCTTCTGTTAATCCTACTATAGCAAACTCGTTCTCAACTGCCGCTTATCGTTTCGGACATTCACTGGTTCAGCATAGTTTCGTACGATTCGACGGAAATCATCGacctttttttaata atGTCTCAATTCACGACGAATTCAGAAACTCAGAAAATTTGGAGACAGCAGGTTCGGTAGACCGTCTTCTTTTAGGATTAGTGAATCAACCGTCACAGAAAAGGGATGAATTTATAACGGGAGAATTAACACGTCATTTATTTCAAACGCCAGGTTTTCCTTTCGGGATGGATTTGGCATCTCTTAATATCCAAAGAGGACGAGATCATGGTATACCACCGTACGTTGATTGGCGAGGACCATGCGGCTTGTCTCCCGTCAAAAGTTTCGCCGATCTTGAGAAAATTATGCCATCTAAATCTGTGATAAAATTTCGAACTTTATACCCTAACGTAGaagatattgatttatattctgCTGGACTGGCAGAAAATTCGATTCGAGGTGGTTTAGTGGGACCAACATTTGCTTGCATAATCGCGCAGCAATTTAGTAACCTTAGACGTGGCGATCGATTTTggtacgaaaatgaaaaagaagaaagtggcTTTACTTCTAGACAACTTCAACAAATTAGACGTATCACATTCTCACAAGTTCTTTGCCATACGATTGATAACATCAAAACCATTCAACCGTTCGTCTTTTTAGTGGCTGATACATTCAGAAATCAACGTGTAGATTGCAATGATGAACTAATGACACAATTTAGCCTTGAACCTTGGATCGAACGACCACCGGAACAAAGAAGTGGATCgggtaatataaaattatcagaTCGAAAGAGAACTGATCAAATTCGTAGTACAACCAGCAAATCTTTTACGAGCCTGAAACAAGAAGCGAccaaagaaaatgttaaaattaatacgaGAGAACAAACTAAGACTTTACCTCAAGGAACAAAGCCTTTTAAGGCTAATATCAATCAGCATAATAGAATCGTTGTAAAAAAACCTTTTGGTCCACCCGACAACGTTACCATAGTCGTCCAAAATAATGCAGTAAATTCACCCGTCTTCGTTAATGATGCCATTTATGGTTCGTACATTCAAATACAAACAACTACTCAAAGTCACAAGGATATTCCAAGACcagaatatttcaattatcaaACTAATGCACAATATAATCCATTATTGTATGATCAAGGATCATTTAATATTCCTATTCATAAACCTCCTTCAAAACCAATACCAACTGTAATTCCTGATAGATCTGGAAGTTTACAAAACATAAGACCATACATACCATATTCTTATGATGATCCTAACAACCCAAATCCTCTGAATTACGGTTATAGACCAAATTATACACCCGAAGACATTGTTTATGACGACTTTTCTCCTACTAGTCCAAGACCAACTTTATACACCTACTACATGCACGCCCAACAATTTAAAACTACGCAAAGACCCATCCATCAGAACGAAGGCCAGTCGAGTTATTACAATCCTTCTTACAATAAACTATCTACGGTGCAACATTATCAAGAAGTAAGTCCATCACCCTGGATAAAAACTAAACCACAGTTCGAGTCGAACTCACAGTCTTACGCACAGAGACTAAGTTCAGATAGTATTACAAATCCTCATCCACAATATAATAGCAATATGAACAACAGACCGGAGTACTGGCCTCATCAAACATCAAGTGCCATAAAAGATGAGATTATACATTCTGGACAGATCTATTACAACTACAATCAAGATAAATCTACTGACAAATCTTCTAACAAAGACGAATCAtcaacttggaaatattcgacTAATGTTCAGAAAGATAATGGATTTGCTATTTCTTCGAGCAGACCTTACAACAAACCATCTGTTCCACAAGAAACAGATATTCATATGAATATACCAATAAATAGACCGTATAACGAAGATGATcctgatatttataataagaaaccATTCCATACATCCAACCTTACTATGCTGAACAAATCAAATGATCAAAATGGCTTAGGAAATCTACCGAATGTGCAGGTTTATCAAGAAGAAGCCATAAAAAATCCAATCTTAAATAATCCAAGCGAATGGACCAATATTCCATCTTATCAGCAAGGTCCGACCAAAAGACCCGATTCTATCATACTGCATGAAGAACCTTCGTATCAGAAAAGTCCAATTAAAACGCCTACGATCGTTCAAAGCGATCTTAACTGGACGGAAGTTCTATCGTACCAAGCGGATTTATCGAAAGAGACTAGCTATCAACAAAGACTAACCATAAAACCAGATAGATCAACTAGcaattcattttatcaaaCAAATCCGTTGAAGGATTCAACGAACAAATCTATCGAAAAAACCGAAGATATCTCTTACCAAAGAAAACCAATTCCACTTGTTCCTATACAAGAGTTGGCAAAAGTTTCggcaaataataaaagttcacGACCGACAAAAATACAAAGTGTTACCATTGTCACGGAAAGTACCGAAACAGTTCAACATTCTGGGTCTACTGGTTATAGaccagaaaataaaatcaataaagaaATTCCAAGACCATTGGAACTTCGACAAAACGATGGAAAACCTGGCCAGTactattacgataaaaacgttttgCATCGTTACCCcgagaaaatagaagatgaTATCTCTAAAAATGATCATCCTCTTGTGAAGGATGACGTTATTTACAATGGGACGAAAGAAATTCTggcaaaaaacaaaactattGTCGAATTGAATTACACCGATGTATTTACGAAAGCTCACGTGATTCAAAATGAcaacgataaatttataacgaCTCCTACGATCGTGATCAATGATTCTGAGAGTTATATTGACGACGATCTCGACGGAGCTTTTTCCGAAAACATTGAAAGTGTCACAACTTTGAACGATTTACAAAG AACAAATTACTGGCTAAATTCCGAAGAAAATCCAGGATTGTCGTCCATTTTGGAAATGCCTAACGTTACATCCGACGAAAGCATCAGCGTTAAGGAATTGCCTAAGCCTTTAATTAAAACTAGTAAATCCGCCTCTTAA
- the LOC124951581 gene encoding uncharacterized protein LOC124951581 isoform X3, protein MHLRIVFVFVTFFWSVRSQLEENFPIIYSTINETKKISRNVESNYSTSIIDRSNVTENQTDFKVNVSNNEETNKYKTKDFEIIGKYVSKNDSDHSTNNTKTFVLESRDNQRNWGPHEEDILEAVDFGLQAMHDLYNVKEPKLYSMGLYLGADNPAKYVAAFNDQTEEARMLAKFGYAVLEGATMFVKKFPDMSREFPLSRNGPTTRLQRQCPRRGTPRCPPASLRYRTSDGSCNNLKNPWWGSAMSTMQRFLPPNYDDGIQTIRRSKNGNPLPSPRVISDVLHEDRDIQLASITHMLMQWGQFVDHDLTATGQSRGFNGSVPQCCLNSGLGFQPFEFMHPECLPIAVDPQDSFFARFGVKCLEFLRSGSAPREDCRFGAREQLSQVTSYLDASTVYSSNAFQSDNLRLFRNGLLQYGKIQSLRPLLPRQDSDLCKRGSLSTNCFRAGDGRLSEQPALTSIHVVFLRLHNRLATKLVALNPHWSDERTFQETRKIIGAIVQHITYREFLPIILGNEVMKVFDLEVLTKGYYHGYDPSVNPTIANSFSTAAYRFGHSLVQHSFVRFDGNHRPFFNNVSIHDEFRNSENLETAGFPFGMDLASLNIQRGRDHGIPPYVDWRGPCGLSPVKSFADLEKIMPSKSVIKFRTLYPNVEDIDLYSAGLAENSIRGGLVGPTFACIIAQQFSNLRRGDRFWYENEKEESGFTSRQLQQIRRITFSQVLCHTIDNIKTIQPFVFLVADTFRNQRVDCNDELMTQFSLEPWIERPPEQRSGSGNIKLSDRKRTDQIRSTTSKSFTSLKQEATKENVKINTREQTKTLPQGTKPFKANINQHNRIVVKKPFGPPDNVTIVVQNNAVNSPVFVNDAIYGSYIQIQTTTQSHKDIPRPEYFNYQTNAQYNPLLYDQGSFNIPIHKPPSKPIPTVIPDRSGSLQNIRPYIPYSYDDPNNPNPLNYGYRPNYTPEDIVYDDFSPTSPRPTLYTYYMHAQQFKTTQRPIHQNEGQSSYYNPSYNKLSTVQHYQEVSPSPWIKTKPQFESNSQSYAQRLSSDSITNPHPQYNSNMNNRPEYWPHQTSSAIKDEIIHSGQIYYNYNQDKSTDKSSNKDESSTWKYSTNVQKDNGFAISSSRPYNKPSVPQETDIHMNIPINRPYNEDDPDIYNKKPFHTSNLTMLNKSNDQNGLGNLPNVQVYQEEAIKNPILNNPSEWTNIPSYQQGPTKRPDSIILHEEPSYQKSPIKTPTIVQSDLNWTEVLSYQADLSKETSYQQRLTIKPDRSTSNSFYQTNPLKDSTNKSIEKTEDISYQRKPIPLVPIQELAKVSANNKSSRPTKIQSVTIVTESTETVQHSGSTGYRPENKINKEIPRPLELRQNDGKPGQYYYDKNVLHRYPEKIEDDISKNDHPLVKDDVIYNGTKEILAKNKTIVELNYTDVFTKAHVIQNDNDKFITTPTIVINDSESYIDDDLDGAFSENIESVTTLNDLQRTNYWLNSEENPGLSSILEMPNVTSDESISVKELPKPLIKTSKSAS, encoded by the exons ATGCATCTCAGAATTGT CTTTGTTTTCGTTACTTTCTTCTGGTCTGTTCGATCTCAACTGGAAGAAAACTTTCCTATTATTTACTCTACAATaaacgaaacaaagaaaatatcgagaaaTGTAGAATCAAACTATTCTACCAGTATAATAGACCGGAGCAATGTTACAGAAAATCAAACCGATTTCAAAGTAAACGTTAGTAACaacgaagaaacaaataaatacaaaacgaAAGATTTCGAAATCATTGGAAAATATGTTTCGAAGAACGATAGTGATCATTCAACAAATAACACCAAGACTTTCGTACTTGAGAGTCGTGATAATCAAAGAAACTGGGGACCTCATGAAGAGGATATTCTCGAAGCTGTTGATTTTGGATTACAAGCGATGCATGATCTTTACAACGTTAAAGAaccaaaattatattcaatgg GACTCTATCTTGGAGCTGACAATCCAGCGAAATACGTGGCAGCTTTCAATGATCAAACCGAAGAAGCTAGGATGCTCGCTAAATTCGGTTATGCGGTCCTCGAAGGCGCAACTATGTTTGTCAAAAA ATTTCCCGATATGTCGAGAGAATTTCCTCTTTCTCGCAACGGACCAACAACGAGATTGCAACGACAATGTCCAAGAAGAGGAACTCCTCGATGTCCACCAGCTAGTTTAAGATATAGAACTTCGGACGGAAGTTGTAATAATCTTAAGAATCCTTGGTGGGGATCAGCAATGTCAACTATGCAAAG GTTCTTACCACCGAATTATGATGACGGTATACAAACCATCAGACGATCAAAAAACGGTAATCCATTACCAAGTCCACGTGTAATTTCCGACGTGTTACACGAGGATAGGGATATACAATTGGCATCTATTACACACATGTTGATGCAATGGGGTCAATTCGTGGATCACGACTTAACAG CAACTGGACAAAGCAGAGGTTTTAATGGGTCGGTTCCTCAGTGCTGTTTAAATTCGGGCCTTGGGTTTCAACCCTTCGAATTTATG CATCCGGAATGTTTGCCAATAGCGGTAGATCCTCAGGATAGTTTCTTTGCTCGTTTTGGTGTAAAGTGTCTCGAGTTTCTTAGAAGTGGATCAGCACCCAGAGAAGACTGCCGATTTGGCGCTCGTGAACAATTATCTCAAGTTACAAGCTATTTAGATGCATCCACGGTATACAGTAGCAATGCTTTTCAAAGTGACAATCTCAGACTCTTTAGAAACG GTTTATTGCAATACGGTAAAATACAATCCCTAAGACCTTTGTTACCTAGACAAGATTCGGATCTTTGCAAACGAGGTTCCTTATCAACGAATTGCTTCAGAGCAGGCGATGGTCGTTTGAGCGAACAACCAGCTCTGACGTCTATCCATGTTGTATTCTTAAGACTGCACAATAGATTAGCGACGAAACTCGTCGCACTAAATCCTCATTGGAGCGACGAAAGGACATTCCAAGAAACTCGTAAGATTATAGGCGCGATTGTGCAACATATTACTTATCGCGAGTTCTTACCGATAATACTAg GGAACGAGGTAATGAAGGTATTTGATCTCGAAGTATTAACAAAGGGGTACTACCACGGTTACGATCCTTCTGTTAATCCTACTATAGCAAACTCGTTCTCAACTGCCGCTTATCGTTTCGGACATTCACTGGTTCAGCATAGTTTCGTACGATTCGACGGAAATCATCGacctttttttaata atGTCTCAATTCACGACGAATTCAGAAACTCAGAAAATTTGGAGACAGCAG GTTTTCCTTTCGGGATGGATTTGGCATCTCTTAATATCCAAAGAGGACGAGATCATGGTATACCACCGTACGTTGATTGGCGAGGACCATGCGGCTTGTCTCCCGTCAAAAGTTTCGCCGATCTTGAGAAAATTATGCCATCTAAATCTGTGATAAAATTTCGAACTTTATACCCTAACGTAGaagatattgatttatattctgCTGGACTGGCAGAAAATTCGATTCGAGGTGGTTTAGTGGGACCAACATTTGCTTGCATAATCGCGCAGCAATTTAGTAACCTTAGACGTGGCGATCGATTTTggtacgaaaatgaaaaagaagaaagtggcTTTACTTCTAGACAACTTCAACAAATTAGACGTATCACATTCTCACAAGTTCTTTGCCATACGATTGATAACATCAAAACCATTCAACCGTTCGTCTTTTTAGTGGCTGATACATTCAGAAATCAACGTGTAGATTGCAATGATGAACTAATGACACAATTTAGCCTTGAACCTTGGATCGAACGACCACCGGAACAAAGAAGTGGATCgggtaatataaaattatcagaTCGAAAGAGAACTGATCAAATTCGTAGTACAACCAGCAAATCTTTTACGAGCCTGAAACAAGAAGCGAccaaagaaaatgttaaaattaatacgaGAGAACAAACTAAGACTTTACCTCAAGGAACAAAGCCTTTTAAGGCTAATATCAATCAGCATAATAGAATCGTTGTAAAAAAACCTTTTGGTCCACCCGACAACGTTACCATAGTCGTCCAAAATAATGCAGTAAATTCACCCGTCTTCGTTAATGATGCCATTTATGGTTCGTACATTCAAATACAAACAACTACTCAAAGTCACAAGGATATTCCAAGACcagaatatttcaattatcaaACTAATGCACAATATAATCCATTATTGTATGATCAAGGATCATTTAATATTCCTATTCATAAACCTCCTTCAAAACCAATACCAACTGTAATTCCTGATAGATCTGGAAGTTTACAAAACATAAGACCATACATACCATATTCTTATGATGATCCTAACAACCCAAATCCTCTGAATTACGGTTATAGACCAAATTATACACCCGAAGACATTGTTTATGACGACTTTTCTCCTACTAGTCCAAGACCAACTTTATACACCTACTACATGCACGCCCAACAATTTAAAACTACGCAAAGACCCATCCATCAGAACGAAGGCCAGTCGAGTTATTACAATCCTTCTTACAATAAACTATCTACGGTGCAACATTATCAAGAAGTAAGTCCATCACCCTGGATAAAAACTAAACCACAGTTCGAGTCGAACTCACAGTCTTACGCACAGAGACTAAGTTCAGATAGTATTACAAATCCTCATCCACAATATAATAGCAATATGAACAACAGACCGGAGTACTGGCCTCATCAAACATCAAGTGCCATAAAAGATGAGATTATACATTCTGGACAGATCTATTACAACTACAATCAAGATAAATCTACTGACAAATCTTCTAACAAAGACGAATCAtcaacttggaaatattcgacTAATGTTCAGAAAGATAATGGATTTGCTATTTCTTCGAGCAGACCTTACAACAAACCATCTGTTCCACAAGAAACAGATATTCATATGAATATACCAATAAATAGACCGTATAACGAAGATGATcctgatatttataataagaaaccATTCCATACATCCAACCTTACTATGCTGAACAAATCAAATGATCAAAATGGCTTAGGAAATCTACCGAATGTGCAGGTTTATCAAGAAGAAGCCATAAAAAATCCAATCTTAAATAATCCAAGCGAATGGACCAATATTCCATCTTATCAGCAAGGTCCGACCAAAAGACCCGATTCTATCATACTGCATGAAGAACCTTCGTATCAGAAAAGTCCAATTAAAACGCCTACGATCGTTCAAAGCGATCTTAACTGGACGGAAGTTCTATCGTACCAAGCGGATTTATCGAAAGAGACTAGCTATCAACAAAGACTAACCATAAAACCAGATAGATCAACTAGcaattcattttatcaaaCAAATCCGTTGAAGGATTCAACGAACAAATCTATCGAAAAAACCGAAGATATCTCTTACCAAAGAAAACCAATTCCACTTGTTCCTATACAAGAGTTGGCAAAAGTTTCggcaaataataaaagttcacGACCGACAAAAATACAAAGTGTTACCATTGTCACGGAAAGTACCGAAACAGTTCAACATTCTGGGTCTACTGGTTATAGaccagaaaataaaatcaataaagaaATTCCAAGACCATTGGAACTTCGACAAAACGATGGAAAACCTGGCCAGTactattacgataaaaacgttttgCATCGTTACCCcgagaaaatagaagatgaTATCTCTAAAAATGATCATCCTCTTGTGAAGGATGACGTTATTTACAATGGGACGAAAGAAATTCTggcaaaaaacaaaactattGTCGAATTGAATTACACCGATGTATTTACGAAAGCTCACGTGATTCAAAATGAcaacgataaatttataacgaCTCCTACGATCGTGATCAATGATTCTGAGAGTTATATTGACGACGATCTCGACGGAGCTTTTTCCGAAAACATTGAAAGTGTCACAACTTTGAACGATTTACAAAG AACAAATTACTGGCTAAATTCCGAAGAAAATCCAGGATTGTCGTCCATTTTGGAAATGCCTAACGTTACATCCGACGAAAGCATCAGCGTTAAGGAATTGCCTAAGCCTTTAATTAAAACTAGTAAATCCGCCTCTTAA